AAGGACAATGAAGTACCTAGATagatttaatagatatttgttgttgttcagtagtttcagtaatgtccaactcttcatgattccatttggggctttcttggcaaagatacttggtGGTGTGCCAATCCCTTCttcagctgattttacagatgatttgAAGTAAgtaggactaagtgacttgccaaggatcatgTAGTTAGTATAtgagaccagatgtgaactcaggaaggagagccttcctgactcctggttcagcactctattcactacaccacttTTAACagataatactattttatttatttatttatttagttagttagttagttagttagttagttagttttgctgaggcaattggggctaagtgacttgcccagggtcacacagccaggaagtatctgaggtcagttttgaactcaggtcctcctgattcagtgctgctgctctatccactataccaactagctgcccctggataATACATTTTTAACTGAGTTTTGAATTATAGATAGAATGTGAATAAGCATTGATGGGTGAGGAGGACATTATAGATGTAAGTATTACTGTAGCACAAGCAAAAATCTAGAAGTCTTAAGAAATCATTTGAGGATGGTGAGTACTATAATTTGACTAAAGAGTAAACTATTTGGTGGAGAATCATgtgaaaagaatctgaaaaagtAAATTAGAGACATATGAAACGAATTGAATGTCATTCTAATAATTTGAACTTAATGTATGCTTTCTTTTATAAACTTATTCattggaatcattggatttcaattaaaatattgttttatagagATACTTCTTACCAAGCTTTCTAATAGCTGAGAATATTAAGTAAAATCTTGACCAACACTTCATATCATTGTCATTTCCCAAGAGTAATTCTGTacataataatgaatatttcatGAATTAAATCAAATGATATATTGAAACTGTAGCCAAACTCTACACTAATTATCTTAAGCACATTGTAATGTCTTTAGGCAAAGTGTTTGAAGGCTTAGATTCCCATCTTACTTCCCTATTATCTAACTCCTCTGCTTATCTaactaaatattttgtatatacataattGTTTACCTATTGTCTTCCTATTAGAATGTGTgatccttgaggacaaggagtctttttgttcttctttttattctcaatgtttagcacagtgactagtacataagtatttaataaatactttttgatttgtTGACTTTTTTCCTCATTGTATGACCTCTGTGTATTCCTTCCTTTGGAAGGAATTGTCTCTGTTAACCTCATGCCATATTTTAGTGTGGGTATCAGCATAAGTATGCAGTTATTTTTACTCTTAgtcttatatatataaaagtggGTTATGTCGCTCAATCTATAGTTgtcaaaataattctgagaatAATTTCTAAGCAATGTGCTCTCTAATGAAAGTTCACAGCTCTCAGGAGGTTAATGATAGGTTTTTTAGAACCTAGAATAGTCAGCATGAGGCTGAAGAATACCATGACTTTCTTGAATAAAATCCATCAAGAAGACTCCTTAGAACCCACAATCTTCCTACTTAGTCTTTTCATTGCCATCTTCATTTCCTTGTTTCTAAATGCAGGATTCAAGGATTCAAGGATTGCAGGATTCAAGACAGGGGTAACAACAAAGTCAAGAATGATCAAAAATTTGTCCAGTGAAAGTGTGGGGAATGGCCATACATAGACAAAGAAGCATggagtaaagtataaaaatacCACTGTAATGTGAGCTGACAGGGTGGAAAAAGCTTTGGACAAACCAACTGAAGAATGATGCCTGACTGTGACCAGGATAAAGATGTAGGAAATAATCAAAAGGAAGAAGGTACCCATGGAAATAAGCCCACTACTAGCAGTGACTACATTATCCACTACATGGGTATCTACACAGGCAAGTTTTGTGACCTGAGGAAAGTCACAGTAAAAGCTGTCAATCTTGTTAGAGCCACAAAAAGgcatatttataagaaaaataaactgagacACAGCATGGACTACTCCAATCACCCAGGCAGCCACTACAAAGCAAATACATGTTTTGTGGTTCATAATAGTCAGATAATGGAGAGGCTTGCAAATTGCTGTGTATCTGTCAAAGGCCATAGCTATAAGAAGAACCATCTCAGTTCCTCCCATAACATGGATAAAGAATATCTGTGTCATACAACTTGGGAATGAGATGATTCTGTGTGTACTCAGAACATCAGCTATCATTCTGGGTACTGCAGTGGCAGATAGACCCAGATCAAGAAGGGAGAGGTTGGCCAGCAGAAAATACATGGGAGAGTGCAGATGGGGATCAAAAATCACAGTGAACACAATGAATAGATTTCCCAGCACAATTCccataaaaaatgaggaaaaaaaacaaaataagaaaatattcatcTCCCAAGACACAGGAAGTCCCACCAATACAAATTCAGTCACCGTAGAATCATTGGCTTCATCCATTGACTGAATCAGTAGCGTAGATTCTGAAGTGACCTGATGGTagacaaagaggaagaaattataattatgagAACTTAAAATTGGACATTCTATTTGTTCCACTATGAAAGGTGACAGTAGGTTAGAGATACAAGAGTGCAAGAAACTAGGATAGTCACAAGATAGGGTaggagaaaatgaagataataaaatgtaaaaaaggaaatgtatggttaaaaaaaaacttgtttataacaataagaaaagatttttataacacgattttaaaagtcttttcatcatacaatcttgtgaAGTTTGTGGTACAAatattattacctcattttatcaaAAAACCAAGCTCAGAGAAATTATTACTTGACCatggtcacaaagttagtaattGCTGAAGCTGGAGGTTTAATAcacattcatttctcttttcatttattaGGAACCACAAAAATACGCTACTCATTAGAATAAATATTCAGAAAGTTTTGGGGTCTATCTCACACCTATGATTGGCTAATGGaacaaaaatgggaaataataaatattgaagggggtgggagaaagtgGAAATGGAGCCACTAATGCACTATAGAGATGtaaattgatccagccattctggaggtcAACTTggcactatgcccaaaaggcagaCCCTTAGATCCAGCAATTCCACTACTAGTAGCTCTTTTCtggagcaaaaaataaaaattgaacattgaaaggatgcccatcaattggggaacaaactgtgatatatgattatgatgctataagaaatgatgagcagaaaatgatgatctcagaaaaacctagaaaaacttatgttagctgatgcaaagtgaaatgtactgtgaacaaaataacagcaatattgtaagatgatcagctgtgaatgacttagctattcttagaaGTACAATGATTGAAGACAATTCTAAAgggcttatgataaaaaatgttaaccATAACCAGAGTAAAAACTGATGgtttctgaatacaaattgaagcatattttctttttattttgtttttctttagggttttttttttaatcttatgttttcttttacaacatgatcattatggaaaagttttgcatgactgtacatgtattgTCCTTGCTTCCTTCTTAGTGGGGGAGGAATCCATAATTCTTGGTTACTTTCTCTGACATTTTATTGTACCCATTTTCTGATCAGCTATGTTCCAGACAAAAATCACCATCACAAGTCAATCTTTGAACCTTTTTATGCACAGTTGCTAGTCCTTTTGATTCCGTTAATGA
The DNA window shown above is from Sminthopsis crassicaudata isolate SCR6 chromosome 2, ASM4859323v1, whole genome shotgun sequence and carries:
- the LOC141553439 gene encoding olfactory receptor 4F6-like, which gives rise to MDEANDSTVTEFVLVGLPVSWEMNIFLFCFFSSFFMGIVLGNLFIVFTVIFDPHLHSPMYFLLANLSLLDLGLSATAVPRMIADVLSTHRIISFPSCMTQIFFIHVMGGTEMVLLIAMAFDRYTAICKPLHYLTIMNHKTCICFVVAAWVIGVVHAVSQFIFLINMPFCGSNKIDSFYCDFPQVTKLACVDTHVVDNVVTASSGLISMGTFFLLIISYIFILVTVRHHSSVGLSKAFSTLSAHITVVFLYFTPCFFVYVWPFPTLSLDKFLIILDFVVTPVLNPAILESLNPAFRNKEMKMAMKRLSRKIVGSKESS